The Dethiosulfovibrio peptidovorans DSM 11002 genome has a window encoding:
- the tuf gene encoding elongation factor Tu: protein MAKEKFERTKPHLNIGTIGHIDHGKTTLTAAISKSLSTEGYSDFTKFEDIDKAPEERERGITINIAHIEYQTDKRHYAHIDCPGHADYIKNMITGAAQMDGAILVVSAADGPMPQTREHVLLARQVNVPALVVFMNKVDMVDDDELLDLVEMEIRELLDKYEFPGDEVPIVRGSALKVLEESDGGRESEWSKDIWALMQACDDYFPDPVRETDKPFLMPIEDVFTITGRGTVVTGRVEQGVIHSGDEVEIVGIKDTQKTVATSLEMFRKILDEALAGDNVGVLLRGTGKDDVERGQVLSKPGSIKPHTKFKAEVYVLKKEEGGRHTPFFKGYKPQFYFRTTDITGAIELPEGVEMVMPGDNATFKVELIHPIAMDTGLRFAIREGGHTVGAGVVTEILE, encoded by the coding sequence ATGGCAAAAGAGAAATTTGAAAGAACAAAACCGCATCTGAACATAGGGACCATCGGTCACATCGACCACGGGAAGACGACCTTGACGGCGGCTATCTCGAAATCGCTTTCAACCGAGGGCTATTCGGATTTCACCAAATTCGAGGATATCGACAAGGCCCCTGAGGAGAGAGAGCGCGGAATAACGATCAACATCGCTCACATCGAGTATCAGACGGACAAGCGTCATTATGCTCACATCGACTGTCCCGGACACGCCGACTACATCAAGAACATGATCACCGGAGCGGCCCAGATGGACGGAGCCATTTTGGTGGTTTCCGCCGCGGACGGTCCGATGCCTCAGACGAGGGAGCACGTTCTTCTCGCCCGTCAGGTGAACGTTCCGGCCCTTGTGGTCTTCATGAACAAGGTCGACATGGTGGACGACGACGAGCTTCTGGATCTTGTCGAGATGGAGATCAGGGAGCTTCTGGATAAATACGAGTTCCCCGGAGACGAGGTGCCGATAGTCAGGGGTTCCGCCCTGAAGGTTCTCGAGGAGAGCGACGGCGGCAGGGAGAGCGAGTGGAGCAAGGACATTTGGGCGCTCATGCAGGCCTGTGACGACTACTTCCCCGATCCCGTTCGTGAGACCGACAAGCCCTTCCTCATGCCCATCGAGGACGTCTTCACCATCACCGGTCGCGGCACAGTCGTAACCGGAAGGGTGGAGCAGGGAGTCATCCATTCCGGCGACGAGGTTGAGATAGTCGGAATCAAGGACACCCAGAAGACCGTGGCGACCTCCCTTGAGATGTTCCGTAAGATCCTGGACGAGGCTCTTGCAGGAGACAACGTTGGGGTTCTCCTTCGTGGAACCGGCAAGGACGACGTCGAGCGTGGACAGGTACTGTCCAAGCCGGGATCGATCAAGCCTCACACCAAGTTCAAGGCGGAGGTCTACGTTCTGAAGAAGGAAGAGGGCGGACGTCATACGCCTTTCTTCAAGGGCTACAAGCCCCAGTTCTACTTCCGTACCACCGACATAACCGGAGCCATCGAGCTTCCCGAGGGAGTGGAGATGGTGATGCCCGGAGACAACGCCACCTTCAAGGTGGAGCTTATCCACCCGATCGCCATGGACACCGGTCTTCGCTTCGCTATTCGTGAGGGCGGCCACACCGTAGGTGCCGGCGTCGTCACCGAGATTCTCGAGTAA
- the rpsJ gene encoding 30S ribosomal protein S10 translates to MSKKIRIRLKAFDHKVLDTSAAQIAETADRSGARVSGPIPLPTEVNKFCILKSPHVDKDAREQFEMRTHKRLIDIIDPNQKTMDALMQLNLPSGVDIQIKL, encoded by the coding sequence GTGTCCAAGAAGATCCGCATTCGTCTGAAGGCCTTCGATCACAAGGTCCTCGACACGTCCGCCGCTCAGATAGCCGAGACTGCGGATAGAAGCGGGGCAAGGGTCTCTGGTCCGATCCCCCTTCCTACGGAAGTCAATAAATTCTGTATCCTCAAGTCCCCCCACGTGGATAAGGATGCGAGAGAGCAGTTTGAGATGAGAACCCATAAGAGGCTAATCGACATCATCGATCCCAATCAGAAGACGATGGACGCCCTTATGCAGCTGAATCTTCCCTCTGGAGTAGATATTCAGATCAAGCTTTAG
- the rplC gene encoding 50S ribosomal protein L3, with the protein MSLGILGQKLGMTQIYNENGQAVPVTVVEAGPCPVLAVRTEEKNGYDAILLGFGKVKPRKVTKPLKGFFDKAQSEAKRWLKEFRISNASDYEVGNAVDVTIFEAGEKVDATGVSKGKGFAGVIKRYNFGGAPASHGVSKTHRKPNSSGASSYPSHVFKGKTMPGQLGNEQVTVKNLTVVAVDVENNLVLVKGAIPGAKNGLVLLHKKG; encoded by the coding sequence ATGAGTCTTGGTATCCTGGGGCAGAAACTGGGCATGACCCAGATCTATAACGAAAATGGCCAGGCCGTTCCCGTAACGGTAGTCGAGGCCGGACCCTGTCCGGTTTTGGCGGTTAGGACCGAAGAGAAGAACGGCTACGACGCCATCCTTCTAGGGTTCGGTAAGGTCAAGCCCCGAAAAGTCACGAAACCTCTTAAGGGTTTCTTCGACAAAGCGCAGAGTGAGGCCAAGCGCTGGCTCAAGGAGTTCCGGATCTCCAACGCTTCGGATTACGAAGTCGGAAATGCCGTGGACGTAACCATCTTTGAGGCCGGCGAGAAAGTTGACGCTACCGGGGTCAGTAAAGGTAAGGGGTTTGCCGGAGTAATAAAGAGATACAACTTCGGCGGAGCTCCTGCGAGCCACGGCGTGTCTAAAACCCATAGAAAGCCGAACTCCAGCGGCGCCAGCAGCTATCCCAGCCACGTATTCAAGGGCAAAACGATGCCCGGACAGCTCGGCAACGAGCAGGTCACCGTGAAGAACCTAACCGTGGTGGCCGTGGATGTGGAGAATAACCTCGTCCTCGTCAAGGGGGCCATCCCCGGTGCCAAAAACGGCCTGGTCCTGCTCCACAAAAAGGGCTAG
- the rplD gene encoding 50S ribosomal protein L4, translating into MPSIKLVTITGESTGELSLSGNVFDVPLHVPAMHQVVVAQLANRRQGTHCTKGRGDVRGGGKKPWRQKHTGRARHGSSRSPIWVGGGVTHGPKPRNYRQKVNKKVRRLAICSALSQKIRDAQLMGFEAFSMEKPSTKIMKGLFQSLGVEKPLVIVDHRDENISMSTRNIPGADVLHVDSINVYDLLKHGHVFISAGAVKKLEEVYA; encoded by the coding sequence ATGCCGAGCATCAAGCTTGTCACTATAACCGGCGAGTCGACCGGGGAACTGTCTCTGTCCGGTAACGTCTTCGACGTACCGCTTCACGTTCCCGCTATGCACCAGGTGGTGGTCGCTCAGCTCGCCAACAGGCGTCAAGGTACCCACTGTACCAAGGGCAGAGGCGACGTCCGCGGAGGCGGAAAGAAGCCTTGGAGGCAAAAGCACACCGGTCGTGCCCGTCACGGCAGCAGCCGTTCGCCCATCTGGGTCGGAGGCGGAGTTACTCACGGTCCCAAGCCGAGAAACTACCGTCAGAAGGTCAACAAGAAGGTTAGGAGACTCGCCATCTGCAGTGCGCTGTCTCAGAAGATCCGGGACGCCCAGTTGATGGGATTCGAGGCTTTCTCCATGGAGAAGCCCTCGACCAAGATCATGAAGGGCCTGTTTCAGTCCCTCGGGGTGGAAAAACCCCTCGTGATAGTGGATCACAGGGACGAAAACATCTCTATGTCCACGAGAAACATACCCGGAGCAGACGTCCTTCACGTGGACAGCATCAACGTCTACGACCTGTTGAAGCACGGACACGTTTTTATCAGCGCCGGTGCCGTTAAGAAGCTGGAGGAGGTGTACGCCTAA
- the rplW gene encoding 50S ribosomal protein L23 has product MKLMAHDIIVRPIITEKSSRMMEDNKYTFEVHPQANKTEVRKAVETVFKVKVEKVHTLKVRSKPKRMGVFLGKSRAWKKAIVTLAEGERIEFFEGASV; this is encoded by the coding sequence ATGAAACTTATGGCTCACGATATCATCGTTCGGCCTATCATCACCGAGAAAAGCAGCCGTATGATGGAGGATAACAAGTACACCTTCGAGGTTCATCCCCAGGCAAACAAGACCGAGGTCCGTAAGGCCGTTGAGACGGTTTTCAAGGTCAAGGTCGAGAAGGTCCATACCCTGAAGGTCCGTTCCAAGCCCAAGAGGATGGGAGTGTTCCTGGGGAAGAGCCGGGCCTGGAAAAAGGCCATCGTTACTCTGGCTGAAGGGGAACGCATAGAGTTCTTCGAAGGCGCCAGCGTTTAG
- the rplB gene encoding 50S ribosomal protein L2, with translation MGIKKYNPTTPGRRFMSIQTYEEVTKSEPERSLLAPIAKKGGRNNNGRITMRHRGGGNAKRYRIIDFKRNKIGVPGKVATVEYDPNRSARIALIHYADGEKRYILCPVGLQVGMTIMAGPEADITPGNALKLSDIPVGTMIHNIELEPGRGGVMVRSAGTTAQLMAKEGKYAFVRMPSGELRLVLLECMATVGQVGNTEHENASIGKAGKTRWLGRKPHVRAMVMNPVDHPMGGGEGRSKSHKHPVSPWGTPAKGYRTRRKKPSDKFIVRRRFAK, from the coding sequence ATGGGAATCAAGAAATATAATCCCACGACGCCGGGTCGGCGTTTCATGAGCATCCAGACCTACGAAGAGGTTACCAAGAGCGAGCCGGAGCGTTCGCTTTTGGCCCCTATCGCTAAAAAAGGCGGTAGAAATAACAACGGTAGGATCACGATGCGCCATCGTGGGGGCGGAAACGCCAAAAGGTACCGTATCATAGATTTTAAGAGAAACAAGATCGGGGTTCCCGGCAAGGTTGCCACCGTGGAATATGACCCCAACCGTTCGGCTAGGATCGCTCTGATCCACTATGCCGACGGAGAGAAACGTTACATCCTTTGCCCTGTAGGACTTCAGGTTGGGATGACCATCATGGCAGGGCCCGAGGCGGACATAACTCCAGGCAACGCTCTTAAGTTGTCCGACATCCCTGTAGGTACCATGATCCACAACATCGAGCTGGAGCCCGGTAGAGGCGGAGTAATGGTCCGTTCCGCCGGAACCACCGCTCAGTTGATGGCAAAGGAAGGCAAATACGCCTTCGTCCGTATGCCCAGCGGAGAGCTTCGTCTCGTGCTGTTGGAGTGTATGGCTACAGTGGGACAGGTCGGCAATACGGAGCATGAAAACGCCAGCATAGGTAAGGCCGGTAAAACCCGTTGGCTTGGCCGGAAACCCCACGTTCGCGCCATGGTCATGAACCCAGTTGACCATCCCATGGGCGGCGGTGAGGGACGAAGCAAGTCCCATAAACACCCTGTATCTCCTTGGGGAACGCCCGCAAAGGGATATAGAACCCGCCGGAAGAAGCCTTCGGATAAGTTCATCGTCCGTCGCCGGTTTGCCAAGTAG
- the rpsS gene encoding 30S ribosomal protein S19: protein MARSAKKGPFVEQKLLSRVETLNESGEKKVVKTWSRASMIVPAMIGHTIAIHNGRIHIPIYISENMVGHKLGEFAPTRKFGGHAGQERRSGVR, encoded by the coding sequence ATGGCTCGTTCTGCCAAGAAGGGACCCTTCGTCGAACAGAAACTTCTCAGCCGCGTAGAAACTCTCAACGAGAGCGGGGAGAAGAAGGTCGTCAAGACCTGGTCCCGTGCCAGCATGATAGTTCCGGCGATGATCGGACACACCATCGCCATACACAACGGCCGTATTCACATACCTATTTACATCAGTGAAAACATGGTCGGTCACAAGCTCGGGGAGTTCGCTCCCACCAGGAAGTTCGGCGGTCACGCCGGACAGGAGCGCCGCTCCGGCGTAAGATAG
- the rplV gene encoding 50S ribosomal protein L22, whose protein sequence is MEARARAKQVRVSPFKVRQVLPLIRGKKVGDALVVLRYTPKKAAKVIEKVLKSAVANAEHNYGLDIDKLVVVEAFADQGPSMKRFRPVSMGRAHPYRHRTSHITVSVAER, encoded by the coding sequence ATGGAGGCAAGAGCACGTGCCAAACAGGTCCGCGTCTCTCCTTTTAAGGTGCGCCAGGTGCTGCCTCTGATCAGGGGCAAGAAGGTAGGCGACGCTTTGGTCGTCCTCAGATACACCCCGAAGAAGGCTGCCAAGGTCATCGAAAAGGTGCTCAAGAGTGCCGTGGCCAACGCCGAGCACAACTACGGACTTGACATCGATAAGCTCGTGGTAGTCGAGGCCTTTGCCGATCAGGGGCCCAGCATGAAGCGTTTCCGTCCGGTGTCGATGGGTCGGGCCCATCCCTACCGCCATCGCACGAGCCACATCACCGTGTCGGTAGCCGAACGTTAA
- the rpsC gene encoding 30S ribosomal protein S3 — MGQKVHPVGYRVGVIRDWESRWFADGKNYAKNLHEDLKLRDWIKARWDGASISKVEIERVGKVIRFSIWTARPGVVIGKGGSEIQKVKEELQAMTGSKVMINVQEIKNPEVEAQLVAENVAAALEHRVSFRRAMKQSIFRTMKAGGKGIKIQCAGRLGGAEIARTEWYNEGQLPLSTLRADIDYGLAEAKTMYGVIGVKVWIYRDEKAINTPAPRQPRRGRRDGGRS, encoded by the coding sequence ATGGGTCAGAAAGTACACCCCGTAGGATATAGAGTCGGTGTCATCCGGGACTGGGAGTCCCGTTGGTTCGCCGACGGCAAGAACTACGCCAAGAACCTTCACGAGGATCTCAAGCTTCGTGATTGGATCAAGGCTCGCTGGGATGGCGCAAGCATCTCCAAGGTCGAGATCGAGAGAGTGGGTAAGGTAATACGCTTTTCGATTTGGACCGCCCGGCCTGGTGTAGTTATAGGAAAAGGCGGCTCGGAGATCCAGAAGGTCAAGGAAGAGCTTCAGGCCATGACTGGCTCTAAGGTAATGATCAACGTTCAGGAGATCAAGAACCCCGAGGTCGAGGCCCAGCTTGTGGCTGAAAACGTGGCCGCTGCGTTGGAGCACAGGGTAAGCTTCCGTCGCGCCATGAAACAGTCCATCTTCAGGACCATGAAGGCTGGCGGCAAGGGCATCAAGATCCAGTGTGCCGGACGTCTCGGTGGAGCCGAGATAGCCAGAACCGAGTGGTACAACGAAGGACAGCTTCCTCTCTCCACGCTCAGGGCCGACATCGACTATGGTCTGGCCGAGGCTAAGACCATGTATGGCGTCATAGGCGTCAAGGTCTGGATCTACAGGGACGAGAAGGCCATCAACACTCCTGCGCCGAGACAGCCCAGGAGGGGTCGTAGAGATGGGGGGCGTAGCTGA
- the rplP gene encoding 50S ribosomal protein L16, translated as MLMPKRTKWRRPHREKLKGDTKGGAYVAFGEYGLQALECGYITARQIEATRIAITRKLRKGGKVWIRIFPDVAYTKKPLETRMGKGKGSPEFWVAPVKRGRIMFEVAGVSREIVERAFRTASYKLPIKVRLVAREGLGGE; from the coding sequence ATGTTGATGCCCAAGCGCACCAAATGGCGCAGACCTCATCGAGAGAAGCTTAAGGGAGACACCAAGGGCGGTGCCTACGTAGCCTTCGGAGAATACGGTCTTCAGGCCCTTGAGTGCGGCTATATAACCGCTCGTCAGATAGAGGCCACCCGTATCGCGATCACCAGGAAGCTTCGTAAGGGCGGTAAGGTTTGGATAAGGATATTCCCCGACGTGGCCTACACGAAGAAGCCCCTGGAGACCCGAATGGGTAAAGGTAAGGGGTCGCCGGAATTCTGGGTGGCTCCGGTCAAGAGGGGACGTATCATGTTCGAGGTTGCGGGGGTGTCCCGCGAGATCGTCGAGAGGGCCTTCAGAACGGCCTCCTACAAGCTTCCGATCAAGGTGAGGCTTGTGGCTCGGGAAGGTTTGGGTGGTGAGTAA
- the rpmC gene encoding 50S ribosomal protein L29: MDAKSLRDLTIEELQEKHRQYKEELFNLRFQNAIGQLKNTSRIKDVKKTIARVLTVVHEKEQGLGIGGRR; this comes from the coding sequence ATGGATGCCAAGAGTCTGCGTGATTTGACAATAGAAGAGCTGCAGGAAAAGCATCGTCAGTACAAAGAAGAGCTCTTTAACCTGCGCTTCCAGAACGCCATCGGTCAGCTCAAGAACACGAGCAGGATCAAAGACGTCAAGAAAACCATCGCCAGAGTCCTTACCGTCGTTCACGAGAAAGAACAAGGTCTGGGAATCGGTGGAAGGAGGTAA
- the rpsQ gene encoding 30S ribosomal protein S17 — translation METRTPHRKTRVGTVVSDKMEKSISVQVIRHAMHPLYGKRIIKSKKFIVHDEENSCRIGDRVLIGEERPLSKTKRWSVVRIIERAPVLGDSTTESKEEA, via the coding sequence ATGGAGACCCGTACACCCCATCGTAAAACTCGTGTCGGAACCGTAGTCAGCGACAAGATGGAAAAGTCCATCTCGGTCCAGGTTATCCGTCACGCCATGCATCCTCTCTATGGAAAGAGGATCATAAAGTCAAAGAAGTTTATCGTCCATGACGAGGAGAACTCCTGTCGCATAGGTGACAGAGTCCTGATCGGCGAGGAGCGCCCCTTGAGCAAGACGAAGCGCTGGTCCGTCGTCAGGATAATCGAGAGAGCTCCCGTACTCGGAGATAGTACTACCGAGTCTAAAGAGGAGGCGTAG
- the rplN gene encoding 50S ribosomal protein L14 produces MIQLRTVLNVADNSGAKKIMCIQVVGGSRRRWGNVGDVIVASVKEAIPNSNIPKGKVVKAVIVRTKKEHRRVDGSYVRFDDNAAVIIDNNGDPRGTRIFGPVARELRARKYMRILSLAPEVV; encoded by the coding sequence ATGATCCAGCTTCGTACCGTCCTTAACGTGGCGGACAACTCTGGAGCCAAGAAGATCATGTGCATCCAGGTCGTGGGCGGAAGCCGTCGCCGTTGGGGCAATGTCGGCGACGTCATAGTGGCCTCCGTAAAGGAAGCCATTCCCAACAGCAACATCCCCAAGGGGAAAGTGGTCAAGGCGGTCATAGTCAGAACCAAGAAGGAACATCGCCGTGTCGACGGATCCTACGTTCGCTTCGACGACAACGCCGCAGTGATCATCGACAACAACGGGGACCCCAGGGGAACCCGTATCTTTGGCCCTGTGGCCAGGGAACTTCGGGCCAGGAAATACATGAGAATTCTCTCTCTGGCTCCCGAGGTAGTGTAA
- the rplX gene encoding 50S ribosomal protein L24, whose amino-acid sequence MNRLKKGDRVRVISGKDKGKEGKVLKVLKSKDRDMVVVEGVNMASKHAKPSQKSPQGGIVKQENPIYACKVMLVCPTTGKPTRVGHAFLEDGRKVRVAKVSGEIVDQI is encoded by the coding sequence ATGAACAGATTAAAAAAAGGCGATCGCGTCCGTGTGATCTCCGGTAAAGACAAGGGAAAAGAGGGCAAGGTCCTCAAGGTCCTCAAAAGCAAGGACAGGGACATGGTCGTGGTCGAGGGGGTCAACATGGCCTCCAAGCACGCCAAGCCCTCCCAGAAGAGCCCTCAAGGCGGCATCGTCAAGCAGGAGAACCCCATATATGCCTGTAAGGTGATGCTGGTCTGTCCGACCACCGGGAAACCCACCAGGGTCGGACATGCCTTCCTTGAGGACGGTCGCAAGGTCAGAGTCGCCAAGGTTAGCGGCGAGATCGTGGACCAGATCTAG
- the rplE gene encoding 50S ribosomal protein L5: MKPRMLEKYQGEAAPALHKEFGYSNPMEIPRLVKIVINIGVGEGKQDAKYVNAAMSELATIAGQRPMMKRAKKSIAGFKLREGVPVGCSVTLRGSRMWEFLDRLVSVVLPRIKDFRGISGKAFDGRGNYNLGLKEQIIFPEIDYDKIMVSKGMNITFVSTANTDEEGLALLSKLGMPFAR; the protein is encoded by the coding sequence ATGAAACCTCGTATGCTCGAGAAATATCAAGGCGAGGCTGCTCCGGCCCTTCATAAGGAGTTCGGCTACAGCAACCCAATGGAGATCCCTCGTCTCGTCAAGATAGTGATCAACATCGGAGTCGGTGAAGGCAAACAGGACGCCAAATACGTCAACGCCGCCATGTCCGAGCTGGCTACCATAGCGGGACAGCGACCCATGATGAAGAGGGCTAAGAAGTCCATAGCCGGTTTCAAGCTCAGAGAGGGCGTTCCCGTCGGTTGTTCCGTGACCCTTAGGGGCAGTCGTATGTGGGAGTTCCTGGATAGGCTGGTCAGCGTCGTTCTCCCTCGTATTAAGGACTTCCGGGGCATATCCGGCAAGGCCTTTGACGGAAGGGGTAACTATAACCTCGGTCTCAAGGAACAGATAATCTTTCCCGAGATCGACTACGACAAGATCATGGTGTCCAAGGGGATGAACATAACGTTCGTCTCGACCGCGAATACCGATGAAGAGGGACTGGCCCTGCTTTCCAAGCTGGGCATGCCCTTCGCAAGGTAG
- a CDS encoding type Z 30S ribosomal protein S14: protein MARKAMEHKATLTPKFKVRQHNRCPICGRVHGYMRKFNMCRCCFRKLAREGKIPGIVKSSW, encoded by the coding sequence ATGGCCAGAAAAGCCATGGAGCACAAGGCGACTTTGACGCCCAAGTTCAAGGTACGTCAGCATAACAGGTGCCCTATCTGCGGCCGTGTTCACGGATATATGCGGAAGTTCAACATGTGCCGCTGCTGCTTCCGCAAGCTGGCGAGGGAAGGCAAGATTCCCGGCATCGTCAAGTCCAGCTGGTAG
- the rpsH gene encoding 30S ribosomal protein S8 produces MYVNDPIADMLTRIRNANMVYHDSLDIPISKTKLSIAKILKGEGYIKNYKVINDPKKPYGILRVFLSYGPNRERVIQGLRRISKPGRRMYVGKDKLPKVMGGLGIAIISTSSGLKTDAEARTSGSGGEVVCYIW; encoded by the coding sequence ATGTACGTTAACGATCCTATAGCGGATATGCTCACTCGGATCAGAAATGCCAACATGGTGTATCATGATTCGCTGGACATTCCCATCAGTAAGACGAAGCTCTCCATAGCCAAGATACTTAAGGGCGAGGGCTATATAAAGAACTACAAGGTTATCAACGATCCTAAGAAACCCTACGGGATCCTGAGGGTATTCCTCAGTTACGGTCCCAACAGGGAGAGGGTCATACAGGGACTGCGTCGCATAAGCAAGCCCGGACGCAGAATGTATGTAGGCAAGGACAAGCTGCCCAAGGTAATGGGCGGCCTCGGCATCGCCATCATCTCCACCTCCAGCGGTCTAAAGACTGACGCTGAAGCCAGAACCTCTGGCAGTGGTGGAGAGGTCGTCTGCTACATCTGGTAG
- the rplF gene encoding 50S ribosomal protein L6: MSRIGLKPVTLPSGTTVSVANDKIVVKGAKGELSMPTIQDISVEVSDGIVKVARANELKKTKSAHGMVRAMIQNMVTGVTDGYEIKLEIVGVGYRAQMQGSNLQLSLGFSHPVIHEAPEGIEFATDGPTKLSVKGIDKQLVGQTAAIIRGYRPPEPYKGKGIRYEGEHIIRKAGKAGAK; the protein is encoded by the coding sequence ATGTCTAGAATCGGACTTAAACCCGTAACCCTTCCAAGCGGAACCACGGTCTCCGTAGCGAACGACAAGATCGTCGTCAAAGGGGCTAAGGGAGAGCTTTCCATGCCCACGATCCAGGATATCTCCGTCGAGGTCTCCGATGGTATCGTCAAGGTAGCGAGGGCTAACGAACTAAAGAAGACCAAGTCGGCCCACGGGATGGTCCGTGCCATGATTCAGAACATGGTGACCGGAGTAACCGATGGCTACGAGATAAAGCTCGAGATCGTCGGAGTAGGGTACAGGGCTCAGATGCAGGGAAGCAACCTTCAGTTGAGCCTTGGATTCTCCCATCCGGTGATCCACGAGGCGCCAGAGGGCATAGAGTTCGCCACAGACGGTCCTACGAAGTTAAGCGTAAAGGGAATCGACAAGCAGCTAGTCGGTCAGACCGCCGCTATCATCAGGGGATACCGTCCGCCCGAGCCCTATAAGGGCAAGGGCATCCGTTACGAGGGCGAGCACATAATTCGTAAGGCCGGCAAAGCCGGAGCCAAGTAG
- the rplR gene encoding 50S ribosomal protein L18, which translates to MIKIKGRNRMRVVRHLRLRRKLKGTSERPRMSVFRSLNEIYVQIIDDTVGRTLASASTLDKALKAELQVHGTVDAAKAVGELVARRALDKGISEVVFDRGGHMYHGRVKALAEAAREAGLKL; encoded by the coding sequence ATGATCAAGATAAAAGGCAGAAACAGGATGAGGGTCGTCCGTCATCTTCGGCTTCGTCGCAAGCTCAAAGGAACCTCCGAGCGTCCCAGAATGTCGGTGTTCCGGAGCCTGAACGAGATCTACGTCCAGATTATAGACGATACTGTGGGACGTACCCTGGCATCGGCTTCCACCCTCGACAAGGCCCTCAAGGCAGAGCTCCAGGTCCACGGCACCGTGGACGCCGCTAAGGCGGTCGGCGAGCTAGTGGCCCGCAGAGCTCTGGACAAAGGGATCTCCGAGGTCGTCTTCGATAGGGGCGGTCATATGTATCACGGTCGCGTCAAGGCGCTGGCCGAGGCCGCTCGCGAGGCGGGCCTGAAGCTGTAA